One Sulfurimonas sp. C5 genomic region harbors:
- the smpB gene encoding SsrA-binding protein SmpB has protein sequence MGETIAKNKKAYHDYFIEEKFEAGLVLSGSEVKGIRAGRVNLKDSFIRFVKNEAFLFNAHIGRLETTHHFYAHEERGTRKLLLHKKELAKLQKAVDRESYTIVPLQLYFNAKNIVKIQIALAKGKQLHDKRHDLKEKDQQRDIARALKDY, from the coding sequence ATGGGTGAAACCATAGCAAAAAATAAAAAAGCGTATCATGACTATTTTATAGAAGAGAAGTTCGAAGCGGGACTTGTTCTTTCAGGAAGTGAAGTGAAGGGGATACGTGCAGGACGTGTGAACTTAAAAGACAGTTTCATCCGTTTTGTAAAGAATGAGGCTTTTTTATTTAATGCACATATAGGAAGATTGGAAACGACACACCACTTTTACGCTCATGAAGAGAGAGGTACTCGTAAGCTTCTTTTACATAAAAAAGAGTTGGCAAAGCTTCAAAAAGCAGTTGATAGAGAGAGTTATACAATTGTCCCTTTACAACTATATTTCAATGCAAAAAATATAGTAAAAATACAAATAGCCCTTGCGAAAGGGAAGCAGTTACATGACAAACGACATGACCTCAAAGAAAAAGATCAACAAAGAGATATAGCTCGTGCGTTAAAGGATTATTAG